The genomic interval GAGGCGCAAGGACGAAGAGCCCGCCGCGCCCACGCCCAGGCTGATTTGGGAGGCGGCCGTGAGGCGCATCCAGGGAATGGCGTCCGCAAACGGGGCGCGGCCGCCGGAAGGATGGGGGGGGGAGTATTATTCCGAGGAAGTTTCGGGATGCTGGAGCAGGATAAAACAGGACAGGTGGAGCTCGTCGCAGAAACAGCGCATACCCGCGACTGGATTCGCGGGCGAAATCGAGATTGCGGACGCGCCGCTGGGCCACGTGCCCTGGTGGAACGCGGCGCAGCTTCTTGGAATCGGCAAGATGGCGGCGTTCGGGCTGGGCGCGTTCGAACTGGAAGTGAAGGGGGGGGAGGATTCGGGCGGGCGATAGCCGCGCCCGTTTCAAGCGGGGATTGTAAGCATGCGGGCATGCCGTCCGGCTTTGCGTTCTTCCACCATGGAGCGCTTCGTGCCGGCGGATGTCGCGGACGGTCCGCGGAAGCGGTGATTATTTTTTGTTGGGTCTAAGCGCGGCGGGATTTCGCGCCAATTGCCCGTGTACCTTCTCCCATTCCTCCACCGGGCCGGGAACGGGAATGAACAACGGATGCGTGCGTATTTCACCGGTCGTTTTCAAGCCGGCATAAATATCCGGCGCCCTCGACGCGAGTTTTCTCAATAGATGGCCGAATTCATACTCAATCTGTCCGGTGGTCACCTTGATTTTTCTGCATCTCGCCTTGCCTTCCAGCTTCGATTGGTCGAATTCATATCCCCGCTTTCCCGCCTCCTCGCATACGTGCCATAAATAGCGGTTGATGGCGTTTGCCGGATTTTGGAAGGCACGGAACCGGATAAGCTGCGGATGATTGAGGTAACCTTTGGTTTTGCCCAGAATGACCGACCTGGCCAGCAGCGCCTCCCGCCAGAGAGCGACAAGCCCCCTGGCGTCGAGATAGCAAGGATGGATCGACCACAGCCTCACGCCGCGCATTATAAACCGCGTGAACGCCTGAAGTTACGGCGGCGGGCGGCTTGATTTTCGCAGGCGTGATTTTAATTCCGTGCTCCGGATTTATTGCGGATTTGACTGTTTCGTCACGGTGCTGTTAGGGGGGAAAGGCAAGGGTATCCAAAATGGTTTTATAATTATGAATCTCTCCAAAACCTGCATGTTCAATCGGATTCGAGAGACAAAAGGAAGTGAATAGATAAATGGCAGGCAAGGAAGCGGTCCAACGCATTCAATCGATGCTTGCGCTGGGAATATGCGTTTCTCTTTGCCTGGGGGTGGGTATGGCGAGCGGGTATCTAACAGCCGATTCGGTTGCGGAATGGTATCCCCGTATTACTAAACCGTCTTGGACGCCGCCGTCGTGGTTGTTCGGACCGGTTTGGACCATACTTTATGTGTTGATGGCGGTTTCGGCATGGCGGATATGGACGCGGCATCGGCACGAGCGGGCGCTATTGTGCTTGGGGATTTTTTCGGTTCAACTTGCATTCAATGCTTTGTGGACCGGGATATTTTTTGGCATGCGAAATCCCTTTCTTGCGTTTATCGAGATAATTGCACTTTGGCTGCTTATCCTTTTAACGATCATTCTGTTTTTCAACCGCGACCGTTTGGCTGGATACCTGCTGATTCCGTACCTTATGTGGGTGACCTTCGCGGCTGCTCTAAACGGCGCCATTGCGTTCTTAAATATGTGAAAGCCTAGGGGTGTTTTAACGGCGCCTTGACCCGCCGGACTTGATCATGCTCCCCCGGGCGCAACCCTCTTCATAACCGTTCTCTTTCTCCTGCTGTTAACCGAAAACCTTCAATTTCAACGGGTTATCAAAAATCATGCGTTTCCCGATGAGGCGGAAGCGGCGTTGAGTCGCATTTCCTCTGCATCCGAATCCTCCGAGCAATCGGTGCCGACCAAACGCTCCGCCAGCTCCAAAGCGTCCACCGGCCAGAAGCACTCCGGGCGGGGACGACGCACATGCGGTTGTCCGGCCGCAGGGCGGCAGTTCAGCACGCATTCGGTCCACTGGGCAGGGATCGCGTTCCGGCCCCACACAGCGCCAAGAAGCGCGCCACAGATGGCGGCGTTCGTGTCGGTGTCTCCGCCGCGCATTACGGTGTCCACGACGGCTTCCTCCAGATTCGGGGCATGCAGAAGCTGCCACAGGGCGTTACGGAATGCCGTCAAAACCCACCCCTGCTGGTGGACATAATCGGCGGGTGGTGATTCGGCTGCACCTCGGACCGTATCCAGGAGACTCCCATCCACATTCATGTCTTCCGCCCAAGTTACAATCTGCTCGTATAAATCTCGGCCATTGCACCCCTGGTGGACGGAATGGGCAATCGCCATCGTGAACAACGCGTTGGCTTGCTGGCAAACCGGATGGGGATGGGTGATCGCGGCATCCTGTCGCGCCCACTCAGCCACATGCTCCAAATCATGATTGGCTCCGAAGATGCCCAGCGGGCTGATCCGCATCATCGCGCCGTTGGCCTGGCTGTCCGGATTGGGACGCCCACGCAGACCACCGGCGACGGTCATTCCGCAATCGAAGGGACCGGAGTCCAGCCAGAAAATGTAGGCATTCCTCGCCTCCTCGGGATCGTACCTTCCCTGGTCCACCAGCATGCGGGCCAGCAAAAGCGCCATCTCGGAATCGTCGGTCGGTTGGCCGGCAATCGTGTTCCAAGTGCCTCCGTCGGCAAGTTCACGGACGCCTTTCGGGTATTCCCGGCGGATGTCATTCCGAGCCCGAAACTCGACCAGGCTGCCAAGGGAGTCTCCGGCAAGCTGGCCGAGCAGACACCCTTGGGCACGGGAAAGCATATCGATGTCGAGGAAGTCGCGGTGCATTGAGCCGTCGCCTTCGTTCAATATTCCCATACGACCTCACAGGCCAGGTATTCGCTCAGCACCATCCGAATAAGCACGCCACCCGTTTCGACCACCGCATATCGATAACGATCAGGTTGAACCACGATCCAACCACCTGAGAGCGGGAGTCGGTCCGGAGATTTCCCGAACGCTCTCAGGAACGCCCGGCTCCCGATTTCCGGCCACAAGTCGATCTTGTCATCGCCGACGACCTGCTCGAACGCCGATCTTTGGTCATCGCTCAATATCTGTAGGGGCGCAAAACCGACTATGCTCGGTTTTTCCAGTTTCGGGTACAACTCATATGCAGCGTGCCCTCTTGCGAGTTTCAGGATCACGTTTCGAACCCGATCGGCTTCCGGCTCCCAAAACAAGTTGTCCGCCGCATCTCCTTTTCGGGCACTTTCTATCCTATGTCTCAGTGGCGGATTTTCTTCCAGAATCCGCTTTATATTAGGACGATGCATCTCGGAAGTTTCTGTACCACCACAGATAACGCAGTCCAAAAAGCAAGCCAGATATTGCTCATCCAGCGAAAACGAGGCGTTGCACCCTTGGCAGGCACCGACGACCGGCAACTCCGGTGGATAGGGTTCATCCAACAGGACCTTCGAGGGAACGTGGTCGCGCGTATCAGGATAGGTGCCGCAATAAACGCACATGCCCGTGTGACGTTGATCGATAAACAGATTCCGTGGGTCCATCATTGCGCCGCTTGTGCAACCTGATTATCCTGAGTCTTCTGCGCGAGAAGATACGAGAATTTATCTCTAATCAACTTCTTGCGCTCTTCAATGAAGTCTTCGAAGCGGTCGATCTTCCAGAGGTCCTTATCCTTCGGTACCAAGTGCATGTCGAGGTAGCTTTCCGGCTTGTCGGCAAACCAGATTTCAGGGAGAGTGTCAGCCTTGCCGCCAGAGCCGTTCTCCGCCTGCGTCAACAACATACAGTTCGCCAACTGGTCGCGCGCATCCTGTTTGTATTTCACGATGCTGAGCCGACCGGTTTCCGGGCTGACGGTCTTGATCTTTCTCAAGGCACTCTGTGGAAAGATGTGATCGACCTGCGGGAGGTTGTTATCGTAAGCAGGCGTGTAGTTGAACTCCCGGTACCACAGATTGAAAAGCAGATGGATCGAATCGGAACCGTAACCCATCTGCCAGAAACGATCCTCGGTAAGCTCGAGACTTCGTCCTCTCGAACGAACGGCATCGAAAAGATGGTTCAAGTCGAAGCCGTTCCGTTCCTTGATTTTTCCGACGCAGTCGTCGATGAGTTGGTCCGGAGTCCCGCTGAAAGCACCGCTGATCAAGGCGCGCAGTAGGTAGTTGTCTATCCCCTGCGCAGCCTTCCAGTTATCCGGGAAATGATAGCGGGAATAGACCAACGGAATCAGGACAAGATAGGACGGCAAGGCCTTGTCACATCGGATGAAGGTTTTCCCGCGGACGAAGTCCAGAACGTCTTTCAGCGCTTTCGTGATGTCCTGCCACCTGGTTTCGATTTCCTCACGCACACCCGGTTTGCGGAACTTCGAGACCTCATAGCGTGCGCCTTGATTCAACAGCGTAAGGCATGATTTCAAAACGAAATCACGTGTGAAAGCGAATCCGTGGCGGTTGAGGTCCGACAGGAGGCCCTCCATTTGTTCGTCGGCGCGGTCCCAGCTCGAGCTCAGCAAGGAAAAAAGCAGATCGGATTTACCCAACCGAGTGCCGCCGGAATTCGCCCGTATAAAGACTTCCACAACGTCGTCTTCGGTGTAGAGTTCGGCGTTTTCTGTGCTGTCGAGCTCCTGGTATGAAATCCCGTCGTCGGAATGAAAAGTCTTGAATACGATGCCGACGTGGCGGCTGATTTTGCGGCGTTCATCAGGGGAGAGTTCGCGGCCCGCTTTAGCGATCAGGTCCTCCGCGGCGGTAAGCGGATCGGCGGTATTGAAGACCAAGTCTTTGAATCTGATCCACGGAAAGCCTGTTTTGCCTGCATCGAGAAACGCAAACCTGAACTTGACGTCGTCCGGGGCGGACACCTCTCCGCTCAAAATGTCGAGGAAAAGCTCCCGCCCTTCATAGCTCCCGCACAGACCGATGAACAGGCTTTGAAGTCTCTGCTGACCGTCCAGAACCAGACATTTCTTCTTGCCGTTTTCGGGGACGTAAAAATCGCTCAACCGAAGCTTGCTGCGGTAGTTGTCGATGAACTTTCTGTGGCGGGCCTCAGCCCTGGTCTTCCATATCAGCAGAGTGCTGATGGGGTATTCCCTCAGAATCGAGTCGAAGAGACGGCAGATCTGGTCCTCGCTCCAGACGAACGGCCGCTGGATATTGGGCAGCCAGAAACCGCCGTCCTCGTCATGATTGTTCAAAAAACTGACGATCTTCCGCAGAGAATGTTTCGGAGTCTTCATTATTCAGCGCCGCCTCCATCGCTTTGCTAATTCTTATCCCTTGGGTGGATATGGGTCCTTGCCGTAGGTGTGCTCCGTTTGAATCGTCATATCCTTCTTGTGGATGACGACCTGCCCGAGCTCCTGGTTCTTTGCAGCTTCCTTGGCGCGGTTGATTGCATCCGCTTTTGTGTCGTGTTTGCTCAGCGCCCTGGACGCATTCTCTTCTTTGACCTTCCAGCCGCCGTCGGTATCGGGTGTCACATGGTAAGTTTTACGCTTCGACATCTTCATACCTCCTGATTTGAGTCGGGTTTCTCTTCGCGCCAGCGGACCGCTGCGAGTATCCGATCAATGCATGCATCGAAATCCTCTTCGACTTCATGCTGCCACAGGCGGATCACCGTCCATTCCATCTGCCGCAGTTTCAGATGGTTCTGGATTACCACTCCTGTCCCTCTAGTCGAACAACCCGTCGATTCGATCTGCCGCTCTCGCCCTTTCGAGATACGAGGCGTATGCGGCCCGAGCCCTGCCGATCAAAATCTCGTAAGTCAAGATTCTCGAACCGGGAGATACACTGTTCATCGCATCTTCGATCCGTTGAGAGGAATCGGGCGGGTTCGCGCCGACGACGAACACGACTTCAATTTGAGCTCGATCCTTTTCCTCCGCAGGCAAGATTTCCTTCATGGCGTCCACGTATTTGGCCCCTTGGCCAGCGAGTTCGTAAATACCAACGCGTACCGACGCTCTCTTCAACTCCACGATTACGTGTTTGCCAGCCAAGGTGCTGTAGCGAATGTCGACTCGACCATACTCCTCCTTAGTCCTGTCGTCATCGCGGAATGGATCGTGCGTACGCAATCTCCGCTCCATCTCCTCACTGCCCGTGGCGCGTTCCCACGCGGGGTCAAGCAGCCAAAGGTGATCGAACAGATACTTTTGCAGAACGCGCTCCCGGTGATTCTCGTCGACTAATCCCTGGAGTTCCTTGATTATGTCCAATCGATTGCGCACGATATCTCGATAAAACGACGCCTCCAAAGAGTCCCGGTCGGCCAGCAGTCGTAGAAGGGCATCCACGCCTTTCGACAACGCTCGTTCAAGCTCCTCGGCGTCCCCACGGAGTCGAAGCCGCTCGAATCCGAAAACTGCATGACGAAGAAGTGTCCTCTGGCTTTCCTCTTGGTCTGTATCGTCCTTTCCGACCTCCATGGTAGCGATACGTTCGAGAAGCTTTTCCGCTTTCGTTTTCCAACCCTCCGGCAAACCGTCGAGCCATTCTCCGATACGCGGATATCGTCCGCGCAATTCACTCGTCTTGTCCGTCGCTCTGAGTTCGCTCCACGTCTCGGCTATCCTGCGAAGTGCCTTCTGGAGGAAAACGGTCAGAGCTCCGACCCGAGCATCATCCTCGATGACCCTCTGCCGGTTGCTGGTCACGATGTCGGCAGATTCGGATGCATCGAGAAAATCCGCTTCTACCTGGCCGGTCAGATACTTTGTATAGACCTCTGCGCCTACTATCCTCGCCAACACATCCTCGTCCACCAACCGTCCCCGAGCGAGGACTATGATCGAATTTAGATTTCCTTCCGGCGTGGCAAGGCGTTTAGGACGATCCACAGTGCCAATCCACCCTTGTATTTGCCATTCTGGATTCCATGTTTCGTCACGGCCGTCCAGACTTTCCGTTTTCTTAAGATTCACGCAC from bacterium carries:
- a CDS encoding tryptophan-rich sensory protein; its protein translation is MLALGICVSLCLGVGMASGYLTADSVAEWYPRITKPSWTPPSWLFGPVWTILYVLMAVSAWRIWTRHRHERALLCLGIFSVQLAFNALWTGIFFGMRNPFLAFIEIIALWLLILLTIILFFNRDRLAGYLLIPYLMWVTFAAALNGAIAFLNM
- a CDS encoding DUF262 domain-containing protein — translated: MKTPKHSLRKIVSFLNNHDEDGGFWLPNIQRPFVWSEDQICRLFDSILREYPISTLLIWKTRAEARHRKFIDNYRSKLRLSDFYVPENGKKKCLVLDGQQRLQSLFIGLCGSYEGRELFLDILSGEVSAPDDVKFRFAFLDAGKTGFPWIRFKDLVFNTADPLTAAEDLIAKAGRELSPDERRKISRHVGIVFKTFHSDDGISYQELDSTENAELYTEDDVVEVFIRANSGGTRLGKSDLLFSLLSSSWDRADEQMEGLLSDLNRHGFAFTRDFVLKSCLTLLNQGARYEVSKFRKPGVREEIETRWQDITKALKDVLDFVRGKTFIRCDKALPSYLVLIPLVYSRYHFPDNWKAAQGIDNYLLRALISGAFSGTPDQLIDDCVGKIKERNGFDLNHLFDAVRSRGRSLELTEDRFWQMGYGSDSIHLLFNLWYREFNYTPAYDNNLPQVDHIFPQSALRKIKTVSPETGRLSIVKYKQDARDQLANCMLLTQAENGSGGKADTLPEIWFADKPESYLDMHLVPKDKDLWKIDRFEDFIEERKKLIRDKFSYLLAQKTQDNQVAQAAQ
- a CDS encoding DNA lyase; translated protein: MRLWSIHPCYLDARGLVALWREALLARSVILGKTKGYLNHPQLIRFRAFQNPANAINRYLWHVCEEAGKRGYEFDQSKLEGKARCRKIKVTTGQIEYEFGHLLRKLASRAPDIYAGLKTTGEIRTHPLFIPVPGPVEEWEKVHGQLARNPAALRPNKK
- a CDS encoding ATP-binding protein; the protein is MSDNKHPYRMTIDLNVLDHLADGLYSSVAAVITETVANAWDADATEVRIDLDISGDRIEIVDNGIGMDLYAVNERYLRVGYRRRRDGDTTPGGRSVMGRKGIGKLSLFSIADLIEIKTQANGAEPAGLKIISSDLRRAMETGLSVYNPEPVAVSQGTFVNEHGTHILASSLKRNRLREMAPESLRRRLARRFSIIGSDGFRVFVNEVEVTATDREDLKFIEYLWTFGDTTVATTSCVNLKKTESLDGRDETWNPEWQIQGWIGTVDRPKRLATPEGNLNSIIVLARGRLVDEDVLARIVGAEVYTKYLTGQVEADFLDASESADIVTSNRQRVIEDDARVGALTVFLQKALRRIAETWSELRATDKTSELRGRYPRIGEWLDGLPEGWKTKAEKLLERIATMEVGKDDTDQEESQRTLLRHAVFGFERLRLRGDAEELERALSKGVDALLRLLADRDSLEASFYRDIVRNRLDIIKELQGLVDENHRERVLQKYLFDHLWLLDPAWERATGSEEMERRLRTHDPFRDDDRTKEEYGRVDIRYSTLAGKHVIVELKRASVRVGIYELAGQGAKYVDAMKEILPAEEKDRAQIEVVFVVGANPPDSSQRIEDAMNSVSPGSRILTYEILIGRARAAYASYLERARAADRIDGLFD
- a CDS encoding ADP-ribosylglycohydrolase family protein — translated: MHRDFLDIDMLSRAQGCLLGQLAGDSLGSLVEFRARNDIRREYPKGVRELADGGTWNTIAGQPTDDSEMALLLARMLVDQGRYDPEEARNAYIFWLDSGPFDCGMTVAGGLRGRPNPDSQANGAMMRISPLGIFGANHDLEHVAEWARQDAAITHPHPVCQQANALFTMAIAHSVHQGCNGRDLYEQIVTWAEDMNVDGSLLDTVRGAAESPPADYVHQQGWVLTAFRNALWQLLHAPNLEEAVVDTVMRGGDTDTNAAICGALLGAVWGRNAIPAQWTECVLNCRPAAGQPHVRRPRPECFWPVDALELAERLVGTDCSEDSDAEEMRLNAASASSGNA
- a CDS encoding DUF2188 domain-containing protein produces the protein MTPDTDGGWKVKEENASRALSKHDTKADAINRAKEAAKNQELGQVVIHKKDMTIQTEHTYGKDPYPPKG